Proteins co-encoded in one Streptomyces sp. JH34 genomic window:
- a CDS encoding GTPase encodes MTAVTDQGRDHGQGNGPGGEDAGEAPGDDARRWDDGLIARRAAEAAQERLETERPPQDDAGPEAEAYAMPGSSLRPRLDALRELVGLSRARLDAATLTEAGRVLDEASARQRLSSRHTVVAVAGATGSGKSTLFNALAGVQISDTGLRRPTTSAPIACSWTDGAAGLLDRLAIPGRLRRRPVQGGTAVDEALQGLVLVDLPDHDSAATGHREQVDRVLALVDAVIWVVDPEKYADAALHERYLRPLAGHAEISFVVLNQIDRLSGEAADLVLDDLRRLLDEDGMAVGEHGEPGVTVMSLSALTGAGVGDLRELLGRFVQDRTAAARRLSADVDAAAARLRSVYVADGRPGLGERARDEFTERLAEAVGAAAAGQAAEREWRRNAGRACGTPWLRLWRWYESTRQLGGLDLMAQVLAPPEEELTARQRVEQAVRQLADAAVDGLPAPWAQAVREAAVNGAGGLPEALDDLSRNAQAGGGGRGRGGNTDTRSGHTTAVGQGKRGSASAVRTSPPVTGATGSRGTRPPRPAWWPAAVLAQASMTLLQIFGGLWLLGQIVGVLEPGLLTPALLMLAGVVGGPLVEWSCAAAARGPARRYGQEAERRLREAAAGCGRARVLDPVSAELARYREVRERYVAVTEFSTTGG; translated from the coding sequence ATGACTGCCGTCACTGACCAGGGCCGGGACCACGGGCAGGGGAACGGACCCGGGGGAGAGGACGCGGGGGAGGCCCCGGGCGACGACGCGCGCCGCTGGGACGACGGGCTCATCGCCCGCCGTGCCGCCGAGGCCGCGCAGGAGAGGCTCGAGACCGAACGGCCTCCACAGGACGATGCGGGGCCCGAGGCCGAGGCGTACGCGATGCCAGGCAGCTCCCTCCGGCCGCGGCTGGACGCACTGCGTGAGCTGGTGGGGCTCTCCCGCGCCCGGCTCGACGCGGCCACCCTGACCGAGGCGGGGCGCGTGCTCGACGAGGCCTCTGCCCGCCAGCGGCTCTCGTCCCGGCACACGGTCGTCGCCGTCGCGGGGGCCACCGGCAGCGGGAAGTCCACCCTCTTCAACGCGCTCGCGGGCGTGCAGATCTCCGACACCGGGCTGCGCAGGCCGACCACCTCGGCGCCCATCGCCTGCAGTTGGACCGACGGTGCCGCGGGGCTGCTCGACCGGCTGGCCATCCCCGGACGGCTCCGGCGCAGGCCGGTGCAGGGCGGAACGGCCGTCGACGAGGCACTGCAGGGACTCGTGCTGGTGGACCTGCCCGACCACGACTCGGCGGCGACCGGACACCGTGAGCAGGTGGACCGGGTGCTGGCCCTGGTCGACGCGGTGATCTGGGTCGTCGACCCGGAGAAGTACGCCGACGCGGCCCTGCACGAACGCTATCTGCGGCCGCTCGCAGGGCACGCCGAGATCTCCTTCGTCGTGCTCAACCAGATCGACCGGCTGTCCGGCGAGGCCGCCGACCTGGTCCTGGACGATCTGCGCCGGCTGCTCGACGAGGACGGCATGGCGGTGGGGGAGCACGGTGAACCCGGCGTCACGGTCATGTCGTTGTCCGCGCTCACCGGAGCGGGGGTGGGCGACCTGCGCGAACTGCTCGGCAGATTCGTCCAGGACCGCACGGCGGCGGCGCGCAGACTGTCCGCCGACGTGGACGCCGCCGCCGCCCGGCTCAGGTCGGTGTACGTCGCCGACGGGCGGCCCGGGCTCGGCGAGCGGGCCCGCGACGAGTTCACCGAGCGGCTCGCGGAGGCCGTCGGCGCGGCGGCGGCCGGGCAGGCCGCGGAGCGTGAGTGGCGCAGGAACGCGGGGCGGGCCTGCGGGACCCCCTGGCTGCGGCTCTGGCGTTGGTACGAGTCCACCCGGCAGCTCGGGGGACTCGACCTGATGGCGCAGGTGCTCGCTCCTCCGGAGGAGGAGCTCACCGCCCGGCAGCGGGTGGAGCAGGCCGTACGGCAGCTGGCGGACGCCGCCGTCGACGGGCTGCCCGCACCGTGGGCGCAGGCGGTGCGCGAGGCGGCGGTGAACGGGGCAGGGGGACTGCCCGAGGCACTGGACGACCTGTCACGGAACGCGCAGGCGGGAGGCGGCGGCCGGGGCCGTGGAGGGAACACGGACACCAGGTCCGGACACACCACGGCCGTGGGGCAGGGAAAGCGTGGTTCCGCGTCGGCGGTCAGGACGTCCCCACCCGTCACCGGCGCCACGGGGAGCCGCGGCACCCGGCCGCCGCGTCCGGCGTGGTGGCCGGCGGCGGTACTCGCGCAGGCCTCGATGACGCTGCTCCAGATCTTCGGGGGCCTGTGGCTGCTCGGCCAGATCGTGGGCGTGCTCGAACCCGGACTGCTCACCCCGGCGCTGCTCATGCTCGCGGGAGTGGTCGGCGGGCCGCTCGTGGAGTGGTCGTGCGCGGCGGCGGCACGGGGGCCGGCGCGCCGGTACGGGCAGGAGGCGGAGCGGCGGCTCCGCGAGGCCGCGGCCGGCTGCGGCAGGGCCAGGGTCCTCGACCCGGTGTCGGCGGAACTGGCGCGCTACCGCGAGGTGCGGGAGCGCTATGTGGCGGTGACGGAGTTCTCCACAACCGGCGGGTAA
- a CDS encoding single-stranded DNA-binding protein, with amino-acid sequence MNETMVTLVGNAATPVDFRETATGSTARFRLAVTPRRWDREQQVWTDGSTGFYTVWARRTLAANLSGSVSVGEPLVVHGRLKVREEERDGVWRTSVDIDAVAVGHDLTRGTAAFRRVVRADPALTDPTYRQKPATEMASVS; translated from the coding sequence ATGAACGAGACCATGGTGACGCTGGTGGGAAACGCGGCGACCCCGGTGGATTTCAGGGAGACGGCGACGGGATCGACGGCACGATTCCGGCTGGCGGTGACACCCCGGCGGTGGGACCGGGAACAGCAGGTCTGGACGGACGGCAGCACCGGCTTCTACACGGTGTGGGCACGGCGGACACTCGCGGCGAACCTGTCCGGTTCGGTCTCGGTCGGAGAGCCGCTCGTCGTCCACGGCCGCCTGAAGGTGCGGGAGGAGGAGCGGGACGGGGTGTGGAGGACCTCCGTGGACATCGACGCCGTGGCGGTGGGGCACGACCTGACCAGGGGGACGGCGGCGTTCCGGCGCGTGGTCAGGGCCGATCCCGCCCTGACAGACCCTACGTACCGTCAGAAACCGGCCACAGAAATGGCGTCGGTGTCCTGA
- a CDS encoding Cys-Gln thioester bond-forming surface protein — MLATGLVAAGTIVGATAASAAPTDETGQHQGGAVAVLDGLKTYGTAQLDTGKGNEPQELPAGLFEMKVDGGGTIQTYCIDFHTPTKDGAKYLETPWDQSSLGANDDAGKVRWILQHSYPQVNDFAALAKTAGTGQLDAKTAAAGTQVAIWRFSDKADVTAKDENAEKLADWLEANAKNVAEPKASVGLSPAAVSGKAGEKLGPITVHTDAGQVSVAPPADAAASGIQVTDKAGKSVTEAADGSDLYFSVPEDATDGSAALTVQATTSVPVGRVFAGLIKSQTMILAGSSESTVSATATATWAEKGAVPAVTAQKNCAKGGVDITASNTGDEAFTFELAGTEHTIPAGETRTVTIPVGEDEAYDFTITGPGGFSKNFKGVLDCETAGTPAPGDDTTTQTGSEPTPAPAASTPGTEGDLAATGGSSATPVIAGVAIALVVLGGGAVFMLRRKKPQTSGE, encoded by the coding sequence ATGCTGGCCACCGGTCTGGTCGCTGCGGGAACGATCGTCGGAGCGACGGCCGCCTCGGCCGCGCCGACGGACGAGACGGGTCAGCACCAGGGTGGTGCGGTCGCCGTACTGGACGGTCTGAAGACCTACGGCACCGCCCAGCTCGACACCGGCAAGGGCAACGAGCCCCAGGAGCTGCCCGCCGGCCTGTTCGAGATGAAGGTCGACGGCGGCGGCACGATCCAGACGTACTGCATCGACTTCCACACGCCCACCAAGGACGGCGCGAAGTACCTGGAGACCCCCTGGGACCAGTCCTCGCTCGGTGCCAACGACGACGCCGGCAAGGTGCGCTGGATCCTGCAGCACTCCTACCCGCAGGTCAACGACTTCGCGGCGCTCGCCAAGACGGCCGGTACCGGCCAGCTCGACGCGAAGACCGCCGCCGCCGGCACCCAGGTCGCCATCTGGCGCTTCTCGGACAAGGCCGACGTGACGGCCAAGGACGAGAACGCCGAGAAGCTCGCCGACTGGCTGGAGGCGAACGCGAAGAACGTCGCGGAGCCCAAGGCGTCCGTGGGGCTGTCTCCGGCCGCGGTCTCCGGCAAGGCCGGTGAGAAGCTGGGTCCGATCACCGTCCACACCGACGCCGGCCAGGTCTCGGTGGCACCGCCCGCCGACGCCGCCGCCAGCGGGATCCAGGTCACCGACAAGGCCGGCAAGTCCGTCACCGAGGCCGCCGACGGCTCCGACCTCTACTTCTCCGTCCCCGAGGACGCCACCGACGGCTCCGCCGCGCTGACCGTCCAGGCCACCACCTCCGTGCCCGTGGGCCGGGTCTTCGCCGGGCTGATCAAGAGCCAGACGATGATCCTCGCCGGCTCCAGTGAGTCGACCGTCTCCGCGACGGCGACCGCCACCTGGGCCGAGAAGGGTGCCGTCCCGGCGGTCACCGCGCAGAAGAACTGCGCCAAGGGCGGCGTCGACATCACCGCGAGCAACACGGGTGACGAGGCGTTCACCTTCGAGCTCGCCGGCACCGAGCACACCATCCCGGCCGGTGAGACCCGCACGGTGACGATCCCGGTCGGCGAGGACGAGGCCTACGACTTCACGATCACCGGCCCCGGCGGCTTCAGCAAGAACTTCAAGGGCGTCCTGGACTGCGAGACCGCGGGCACCCCCGCCCCCGGTGACGACACCACGACCCAGACCGGTTCCGAGCCCACGCCCGCGCCCGCCGCGAGCACCCCGGGCACCGAGGGTGACCTCGCCGCGACCGGCGGTTCCAGCGCCACCCCCGTCATCGCGGGTGTCGCCATCGCCCTCGTCGTCCTCGGCGGCGGCGCGGTCTTCATGCTTCGCCGTAAGAAGCCGCAGACCAGCGGTGAGTGA
- the ettA gene encoding energy-dependent translational throttle protein EttA — MAEYIYTMRKTRKAHGDKVILDDVNLNFLPGAKIGVVGPNGAGKSTVLKIMAGLEQPSNGDAFISPGFSVGILMQEPKLDESKTVLENVQDGAAETMGKLKRFNEVAELMATDYSDALMDEMGKLQEDLDHANAWDLDAQLEQAMDALGCPPGDWPVNNLSGGEKRRVALCKLLIEAPDLLLLDEPTNHLDAESVNWLEQHLSKYAGAVVAVTHDRYFLNNVAEWILELDRGRALPYEGNYSTYLDKKATRLKVEGRKDEKRAKRLKEELEWVRSNAKGRQTKSKARLARYEEMAAEADKMRKLDFEEIQIPPGPRLGSIVVEVENLSKAFGDKVLIDDLSFTLPRNGIVGVIGPNGAGKTTLFKMIQGLETPDSGAIKVGDTVKISYVDQSRANIDPKKTLWAVVSDELDYINVGQVEMPSRAYVSAFGFKGPDQQKPAGVLSGGERNRLNLALTLKEGGNLLLLDEPTNDLDVETLSSLENALLEFPGAAVVISHDRWFLDRVATHILAYEGDSKWYWFEGNFESYEKNKVERLGADAARPHRATYKKLTRG; from the coding sequence TTGGCTGAGTACATCTACACCATGCGCAAGACGCGCAAAGCGCACGGCGACAAGGTGATTCTCGATGACGTCAACCTGAACTTCCTGCCCGGCGCGAAGATCGGTGTCGTGGGCCCCAACGGCGCCGGTAAGTCCACGGTGCTGAAGATCATGGCGGGCCTGGAGCAGCCGTCCAACGGTGACGCCTTCATCTCGCCCGGCTTCAGCGTCGGCATCCTCATGCAGGAGCCGAAGCTCGACGAGTCGAAGACCGTCCTCGAGAACGTCCAGGACGGCGCCGCCGAGACCATGGGCAAGCTCAAGCGCTTCAACGAGGTCGCCGAGCTGATGGCGACCGACTACTCCGACGCGCTCATGGACGAGATGGGCAAGCTCCAGGAGGACCTGGACCACGCCAACGCCTGGGACCTCGACGCCCAGCTGGAGCAGGCCATGGACGCCCTGGGCTGCCCGCCCGGCGACTGGCCCGTCAACAACCTCTCCGGCGGCGAGAAGCGCCGTGTGGCGCTCTGCAAGCTGCTCATCGAGGCCCCGGACCTCCTCCTCCTCGACGAGCCCACCAACCACCTCGACGCCGAGTCGGTGAACTGGCTGGAGCAGCACCTCTCGAAGTACGCGGGCGCCGTCGTCGCCGTCACGCACGACCGGTACTTCCTGAACAACGTCGCCGAGTGGATCCTCGAGCTCGACCGGGGCCGCGCCCTGCCCTACGAGGGCAACTACTCCACGTACCTCGACAAGAAGGCCACCCGCCTCAAGGTCGAGGGCCGCAAGGACGAGAAGCGCGCCAAGAGGCTCAAGGAAGAGCTGGAGTGGGTCCGCTCCAACGCCAAGGGCCGGCAGACCAAGTCCAAGGCACGTCTCGCCCGTTACGAGGAGATGGCGGCCGAGGCGGACAAGATGCGGAAGCTGGACTTCGAGGAGATCCAGATCCCGCCGGGCCCGCGGCTCGGTTCCATCGTCGTCGAGGTCGAGAACCTCTCGAAGGCCTTCGGCGACAAGGTCCTCATCGACGACCTGTCGTTCACGCTGCCGCGCAACGGCATCGTCGGCGTCATCGGTCCGAACGGCGCGGGCAAGACCACGCTGTTCAAGATGATCCAGGGCCTGGAGACCCCCGACTCCGGCGCCATCAAGGTCGGCGACACGGTCAAGATCTCCTACGTCGACCAGTCCCGCGCCAACATCGACCCCAAGAAGACCCTCTGGGCCGTCGTGTCGGACGAGCTGGACTACATCAACGTCGGCCAGGTCGAGATGCCCTCGCGGGCGTACGTCTCCGCGTTCGGCTTCAAGGGCCCGGACCAGCAGAAGCCGGCCGGTGTCCTCTCCGGTGGTGAGCGCAACCGCCTGAACCTCGCGCTGACGCTCAAGGAGGGCGGCAACCTGCTGCTCCTCGACGAGCCCACCAACGACCTCGACGTCGAGACCCTGTCCTCGCTCGAGAACGCGCTGCTGGAGTTCCCCGGAGCAGCTGTGGTCATCTCCCACGACCGCTGGTTCCTGGACCGCGTCGCCACGCACATCCTGGCGTACGAGGGCGACTCCAAGTGGTACTGGTTCGAGGGCAACTTCGAGTCGTACGAGAAGAACAAGGTCGAGCGCCTCGGTGCGGACGCGGCCCGCCCGCACCGTGCCACCTACAAGAAGCTCACGCGAGGCTGA
- a CDS encoding thioesterase family protein: MARHIYSCPLRWSDMDAFGHVNNVVFLRYLEEARIDFMFRLAPGDGSPSFSGGSVVARHEIDYVRPLVHRHAPVTIESWVTKMTAASLTIAYEVKDPEQVYVRASTVVVPYDLAEGRPRRITAEEKLFLQEYLDQEPAVA; the protein is encoded by the coding sequence TTGGCCCGTCACATCTACAGCTGCCCGCTCCGCTGGTCGGACATGGATGCCTTCGGCCACGTGAACAACGTGGTCTTCCTCCGCTACCTGGAGGAGGCGCGCATCGACTTCATGTTCCGGCTGGCGCCGGGGGACGGTTCGCCGTCCTTCTCGGGCGGCTCCGTCGTGGCCCGGCACGAGATCGACTACGTGCGGCCGCTGGTCCACCGGCACGCGCCGGTGACCATCGAGTCCTGGGTCACGAAGATGACCGCCGCCTCGCTCACCATCGCCTACGAGGTGAAGGACCCCGAGCAGGTCTACGTACGGGCGTCGACGGTCGTCGTGCCCTACGACCTGGCCGAGGGGCGGCCCCGGCGGATCACGGCCGAGGAGAAGCTCTTCCTGCAGGAGTACCTCGACCAGGAGCCCGCCGTCGCATGA
- a CDS encoding ABC transporter ATP-binding protein yields the protein MTSSTETTLAELEERAAARRDRPSYGHDALIACDRLVRVFSADGVEVQALQGLDLLVTEGELMALVGASGSGKSTLMNILAGLDVPTAGSAKVAGCDLLAMGPKERLRYRRDVVGFVWQQTSRNLLSYLTAVQNITLPMQLRGGGRNRERAARAESLLTMLDVADCRDRRPAQMSGGQQQRVAIAVALANNPSVLLADEPTGELDSATGEQVFAAFRRANEELGTTIVIVTHDQAVAGEVRRTVAIRDGRTSSEVLRRTEVDAATGQESQVAREYAMLDRAGRLQLPADYTEALGMEHRVMLELEQDHIGVWPDAPKE from the coding sequence GTGACATCGTCGACAGAGACCACGCTGGCGGAACTCGAGGAGCGGGCCGCCGCGCGCCGCGACCGGCCTTCGTACGGGCACGACGCCCTGATCGCGTGCGACCGGCTGGTCCGCGTCTTCTCCGCGGACGGTGTGGAGGTGCAGGCGCTCCAGGGACTCGATCTCCTGGTCACCGAGGGCGAGTTGATGGCCCTGGTGGGGGCCTCGGGCAGCGGGAAGTCGACGCTGATGAACATCCTGGCGGGTCTGGACGTCCCGACGGCGGGGTCGGCGAAGGTGGCGGGCTGCGATCTGCTGGCGATGGGACCGAAGGAGCGGCTGCGGTACCGTCGGGACGTCGTCGGTTTCGTCTGGCAGCAGACCTCCCGCAACCTGCTGTCGTACCTGACCGCAGTCCAGAACATCACGCTCCCCATGCAGCTGCGCGGCGGTGGCCGGAACCGCGAACGGGCCGCGCGGGCCGAGTCGTTGCTGACGATGCTGGACGTCGCGGACTGCCGTGACCGCCGCCCCGCCCAGATGTCCGGCGGCCAGCAGCAAAGGGTGGCGATCGCGGTGGCCCTCGCCAACAACCCGTCGGTGCTGCTCGCCGACGAACCGACCGGTGAGCTGGACTCCGCGACCGGCGAGCAGGTGTTCGCAGCGTTCCGCCGGGCCAACGAGGAGCTCGGGACCACGATCGTGATCGTCACGCACGACCAGGCTGTGGCGGGCGAGGTGCGCCGTACGGTCGCGATCCGCGACGGCCGCACGTCCTCCGAGGTCCTCCGGCGTACCGAGGTGGACGCGGCGACGGGGCAGGAGTCCCAGGTGGCGCGGGAGTACGCGATGCTCGACCGGGCAGGCAGGCTCCAGCTGCCCGCGGACTACACGGAGGCCCTGGGGATGGAGCACCGGGTGATGCTGGAGCTGGAGCAGGACCACATCGGGGTGTGGCCGGACGCGCCGAAGGAGTAG